Genomic segment of Geminocystis herdmanii PCC 6308:
AGTTACGATAAGCTGTCGATATAATAGGTTGTGATTTAGCTTTTTGGATAGAGTTAAGCCGTCCTTTTAATTGCTCTTCTACTGTTATTATTGTGGTAGTTATATTTGCAAATTCTATCCCCTTAATTTTGCTAACAATTACGGGATGATTTCTTTGAAATAAAGAAATAGTATCCGTATCTAAAATATAAAGTGTCATTATTTTATTCTGGAGAAGTTAATTCAACATATTCAACTTCTAATTTTTCTTTCTCTTTTCTTCTTTCTTCCGTAATAAAATCCTGCATTTCATCGAATAATAAATCATCTTTAAACATTCCCGCAAATTTAAGCCAAGGATTTTCTTTTTGAGATTTTTTCACTTCTAAGGAGACGATTTCTTGATTGTTTTCATTAATGCTTAACAGTTGTTGTAACTGTTGCAATGCTTCTTGTTTATTTTCTGCGGTTACTTGACAATTTTGCCAACCCAAAACACAGGCATTAACTAATCCATTGTCTTGATACTGAATTAAAATACCATAAGTTTGTTTTTCCGTATGATTTTCATTGATAATTTCTGTTGTCATCATTGATTTATGTCTCCTTATATACATATACCCAAAAATAATGATATTTTCATCAGTAATGATTTATGAGATGAGTTTTCTTTTATTCACTGTAATTGTTAAGTTTGACAATAGAAAGAAAGTGTCATAATTCATAACTGACTGGTATAATCTGAATCTTTGGTATTAATTATGTTATGTTATCGCTTTTTGCTGTCTCAATAATACTTATTAATTTAAAACCTAAATCTAAATCGGAGAGACTTCCTGCATCGTAATTAATCACCACGGAAGCTGTTATTTGATTAATTCTGACACTGATAACGTTATCATCGTTGTTGAGTAGTCTTTCTAAACGTTTCGCAAATAAAGCATCCTCTTTTACTTGGGGAATCCTTAATCTTACTCTACCATTAACGGAATGGACGATCGACATTTCCTCCTCTTTTTTAGCCGTTGAGGATGACTGAGGTTTTTCCTGTTTTACTTCCGAAGACGAGGTTTTTTTCAACTCTCGAAATAATTGGCGAAATACTGTTGCGACTCCTAAATTGACTAATAAGGCATTTGCACCACGCAACTGAAATCTACTGGTGACAAACAAACCAAACATCACAGGAATAATCATTTCCACTTCTTCATGTTCTTTCAAAAAAGTAGCAATTTGCTCTTTATTTACTGATTCTGAATTAGTTAAATTTTCTGCGCTTAAAGTTGCACTGTCCATGATTTTATTTTCTCCCTATCATAGCTATATTTTCTAAATTTTAACCATAATTTATACTTAAAAGACTTAGTAAATTATGGAGAGTAAATATTAATCAGAAGGAGTACTTGAAACAGTGATGGTATCCTGTTTTTTTTCTGCTTCTGCTAAAACTTCGGCTTTCGCTTCTGCTACTAAATCACCAATTTGTTCGCTAGTTTCGGCGATAGTTTCTTTAGTTTTTTGGTATAAAATTACTCCAGTTTTAATAGTAGCTTTTGCCACTGGTTTGAGGAGGGAAGCTATAGTAGGAGCGAGAATTACTGCTCCAACACCGATAGCAATAGTTTTAATAGGATCATCTTGATACATATTTCTGATTTTATCTAACATTGACTTTTACTCCATGATTTATTAATAGTTAGTAGATAATATTTACTGATATTCAATTACTGAAAAATAGTTCAACTTATGATTGAATAACAGAGATAATTTTAACAGTTTTTTTATCTAATGCTACCCGACTTTTGCTCACTTGCATTACACAAGAAGAAAAGCGACTTTCTGATAAAATATCTACTCCTTGAATAACTTCTATTGTCATTAAATGACGAATCATATCTTCCTCTTGGGTTTCAATTTTGGCTACTATAGCTTTACTCCCCCACTTTTAAATCTGGCAAAGGAAAAGAATCGGACATGAAAAACCTCTATTTTGTAAATTAAATAGTTAATTACTCCTCAATAAACAATGACAATTTTTGATTATCTTCTCTTTATTTTAGCAAGATTTTTAAATTAGATCAATTACCATTTTAACCTATTATTAACTATTTTTTGCAGTTAAAAATTGTTACTTTAATTAATTTGAAAAATGACTTTACAGATAGGCTTATAATTTAAGACTAAGATATTTTTTGAAGCCGATAAGGAAAAATAAAAATAATTACCCTCAAACAATTCAGATTCAGAGATACCAGTAATTTTTCTAATTTTTTTTGATAATAACTCTAATGATAATAAGTTATTAATGTCATAACACTGATAAAATTAATTGGTTAAAAGAGGTTGTAAACTTCTTTGAGAAAATACCCCATTTTTCTTTAAAGATTCTATTTTTGATTCTGCAACAGTGATAACTGCAATAGTTTCACCAATGGGATTAAATACTTCTAAACTGTAACTATCTTCACCATTTTTCACTAAATGATGTTCCACAATATTAGGAATATCTCCCTCCCATAAGTTATATTGAGATATGTTTTCTTTTAATGCAACTGTTGTAAATAATTGAAATTTCATCATTTTTCCTTCTTATAAATATTTGGTTAATTTTGTTTTGGCAATTATGGCATCTTGAGGTAATTTTATTTTTTTGGAGAATATTTAAGTTTTTTTTTGACTAAATAATAAACCACATCATAACTAACCCCTAATTGAAATTCTTTATTCAACCAGTTTTGAATTTCTTTATAACTTTGAAAATCAGTATTTTTATCCAGTTTATCTCGCAATTTGTCGATAATTTGAGGAGAAATAAAAGGTTTTCTTCCTCCTCCCTTTTTCTCTTGTAATAATTCCTCTATTCCCTCTTGTTGATAACAACGTAACCAATATTGAATCGTTACTCGATGTTTACCGATGATTGATGCTACTTCGGTAATCGTTTTTACCTGTTGGCTTTTGAGAAGATACAATACTTGAATTTTCTGAAAATTATCTGATGTCTTTTGCTCACTTAACAGGGTTTTTAATTGTTCGATCGACTCTATAATTTTAACTTGAGAAACTCCTGCCATGAGACTATGTGTAAAAATAATTTAACAAAAACTTCTTTCTTTTTGACAAAAATCTGTTTAATCTTCCTTTCTAATTGCAAAATATTAATAAGTATTTTGTTATAAAACTTAATAATAAGTCTGTAGCTACTTTTTCTTCTTCGGTAATCGGTAATAAGGAGCACATTCTGGGGTTATCAATGACAGAAAATTATTATCCTCAATTTTGCATTTTTCTCTCGATTTTTCCATTGTTGTACTAAAGTGATTTTCGTCGGTGACATATACCCCAGTTAAGGCATTGAATAAAACACTTTTACCCATATTTGGCATTCCCACTAAGGCTATTTCGGTGGTAGCTTTTTTCTCTGTGGTAGGAGTGGATGGCTTATTAAATAGGGATTTTAACCAATTATTCCTCGAACCTGATGAATTACTACTGTTTGTATATTTATGAGATTTCATGTTTTTCTCCCAAAACTTTTACCGCAAAATTTTCTCAATAATTTTCTATAATTATATTTTAATGCCGTGATTAAAGATTTTGCAAGATTATTGCAATTAATTTTTATTAATTTTTGCTTAATTTTTTAAATATTCTTGTTTTAATGCAAATCTTATGCAATAATTTAGAAAGAAAAGTTTATTAATTGAAAAGGTATTGTTATGGCTTTAGTACATTGGGATAAGTCTGTTTTAACATTACATCTCAAGGAAATGATGGAAGATCATCAAAAAGGCGATTCTACTGCACTTTTAGGCTTGAGTGCGATCGTGATGGGTACAGTTTTAATACCAGCAACGGTAAAATTAGGTAAACCTTTATTAAAAAGTATGATCAAAAGTAGTCTATCTCTTTCAATGCAGAAAAAATCTTTTTGATAATAATTTTAAGCAATAAAAATTTTAAAGAGATACAAATTTATCTATATAAATTATCAATAAAATCTAGGTATCTCTTATCTTTGATATATCTTGATCATAGAATGTGGGATAATATTAATTCATAATACAAAATAGCCTACTTTCTACATCTTCCCATGACAAGCAATCATCAAGATAACCTCGAAAAATTTATTACCTTTTGTCAACAACATATAACTGGACAAGAAAG
This window contains:
- a CDS encoding type II toxin-antitoxin system HicB family antitoxin, which translates into the protein MMTTEIINENHTEKQTYGILIQYQDNGLVNACVLGWQNCQVTAENKQEALQQLQQLLSINENNQEIVSLEVKKSQKENPWLKFAGMFKDDLLFDEMQDFITEERRKEKEKLEVEYVELTSPE
- a CDS encoding HMA2 domain-containing protein, whose amino-acid sequence is MDSATLSAENLTNSESVNKEQIATFLKEHEEVEMIIPVMFGLFVTSRFQLRGANALLVNLGVATVFRQLFRELKKTSSSEVKQEKPQSSSTAKKEEEMSIVHSVNGRVRLRIPQVKEDALFAKRLERLLNNDDNVISVRINQITASVVINYDAGSLSDLDLGFKLISIIETAKSDNIT
- a CDS encoding DUF5132 domain-containing protein codes for the protein MLDKIRNMYQDDPIKTIAIGVGAVILAPTIASLLKPVAKATIKTGVILYQKTKETIAETSEQIGDLVAEAKAEVLAEAEKKQDTITVSSTPSD
- a CDS encoding DUF4926 domain-containing protein, with amino-acid sequence MMKFQLFTTVALKENISQYNLWEGDIPNIVEHHLVKNGEDSYSLEVFNPIGETIAVITVAESKIESLKKNGVFSQRSLQPLLTN
- a CDS encoding helix-turn-helix domain-containing protein is translated as MAGVSQVKIIESIEQLKTLLSEQKTSDNFQKIQVLYLLKSQQVKTITEVASIIGKHRVTIQYWLRCYQQEGIEELLQEKKGGGRKPFISPQIIDKLRDKLDKNTDFQSYKEIQNWLNKEFQLGVSYDVVYYLVKKKLKYSPKK
- a CDS encoding FeoB small GTPase domain-containing protein, coding for MKSHKYTNSSNSSGSRNNWLKSLFNKPSTPTTEKKATTEIALVGMPNMGKSVLFNALTGVYVTDENHFSTTMEKSREKCKIEDNNFLSLITPECAPYYRLPKKKK